One window from the genome of Planctomycetota bacterium encodes:
- a CDS encoding response regulator, producing the protein MGSSPRILVIEDDSAIRRGIVDALSFDGYAVLESGDGESGLRMAIESECDLLLLDLILPGKRGLEVLGEVRRVRPTLPVIIITALGEEADRIRGLKLGADDYVVKPFSVKELLARVGAVLRRSPGRSAALTRIGLRDGHVNLSRMEICFDDGGRCELSEREMELLRYLAQNAGRAIAREEILAHVWRMDPKGVTTRTIDMHITRLREKLRDDSADPHVIRTVRGRGYMFGAEKVES; encoded by the coding sequence ATGGGTTCATCACCGCGGATTCTGGTCATCGAGGACGACAGCGCGATTCGACGAGGCATCGTCGACGCGCTGTCGTTTGATGGCTACGCGGTGCTCGAATCGGGCGACGGCGAATCGGGTCTGCGCATGGCGATCGAGTCGGAGTGCGATCTGCTCTTGCTCGATCTGATCTTGCCGGGCAAGCGGGGGCTGGAGGTGCTGGGCGAGGTGCGGCGTGTGCGGCCGACGCTGCCGGTGATCATCATCACGGCGCTGGGGGAGGAGGCGGACCGGATTCGCGGGCTCAAGCTTGGGGCGGACGATTACGTGGTTAAGCCGTTCAGCGTGAAGGAGCTTTTGGCGCGGGTCGGCGCGGTGCTGCGCCGCTCGCCGGGGCGCTCGGCCGCGCTGACGCGCATCGGGCTGCGCGACGGGCACGTGAACCTGTCGCGCATGGAGATCTGCTTCGACGACGGGGGGAGATGCGAACTTTCGGAGCGCGAGATGGAGCTGTTACGCTATCTGGCTCAGAACGCGGGACGGGCGATCGCGCGGGAGGAAATTCTGGCGCATGTGTGGCGGATGGACCCCAAGGGCGTGACCACGCGGACGATCGATATGCACATTACGCGCCTGCGCGAGAAGCTGCGGGACGACTCGGCGGACCCGCATGTGATCCGCACGGTGCGCGGGCGGGGGTACATGTTCGGGGCGGAGAAGGTGGAGTCATGA